TTGCTGATTTGCAGCTTGCCCTTGATGGTCAGATTGCCGCCAGTCACCAGCACGTCGTTCGGGAACGCGTTGCTGCGCACACGAAACTGCACCTGATTGCCGATCGCATCAGGAATATGTCCAAACAGCGACCAATCCAGCCCGTTGCCATTGCTGATATTGCTGGCAATCGTGCCACCCCCTGATGGGGGCCAGGTCGTGCCGCCATCCGTGCTATACAGCACATCCACGGTGTTGACGGTGCCGTCAGTCGCCCACGTCATCGCCGGCGTGTCCTCGCCGACGTAGAGCGTTTGGCCTCCGCTCAAGTTCAACGTGCGCAATTTGGCTTTGATGACAAAGGCCGGAGAAATCGAGTTGATCGACCCATCGCTGCGGGCTTGGATCTTGACCATAAACTGCGCATTCTTCGCGTCGGCGATCGCGTTGGTCGGAATCGGATCCCAGTTGTACGCCTGGGCCGACGCATCCAGCACGGTGGGTGTTCCCACAATCGTGCCGGTGAAGCTTTGGCCGTTATCAATGGAGTACAACAGATCCACGTTCCCCAGCGCCCCGCCCAGCGGAGTCCACGTAATCGCCCCGATGCCGCCAAGCTCCCAGACGCTGGAGCCATTCGGCGTGTTCAGCGTCAGATTGCCCTTGATCTGAAAGAGCGCAGAATCCGCCTTGGTGTTGGTCTCATCACCCACCAGCTCGACGCGAATCCGCATGGTGTTGTAGATCACATCGGCGTCAGGAACCACCCAGGTGCAGGATTGCGTGCTCGCCGGCAGCACCGCGGAATCAGGGTTAGGGTTGGTGCACATGGCGTCATTCCAGGCCGTGCCATCCTTCGAATACCGAACGCGCACATCGCTGGCCCAGCTTGATGGCGAGGACGCCCAGGTGATCGTCGCCGTGTTGCCGATCAGGTACAGCGACTGGTTAGTCTGAACGTTCGTGATATTACCCTTCAAGGCAAACGCCTGGGTGACCCCTGCGGTTCCGGTCACCGGGTCAGGCTCGGTGGTTTTGTAGACTTTGATTTTGCATGTGCTGCATTGCTGATCCGGAATATTGGTCCAGTTGTAGGCTCCTGCTGACGCATTGAGCGTAAAGCCCGGGGTCGGATAGTCCAGGGCCACGATGTTCACGGTGCAGTCCACATCGTTGCCGGTGGGTGTGAGGCAGATGTACACATTACCGATGCTGCCTGAGGGGGTCCAGGTGATGGAGAAGTTGCTTCCGACGCGCAGCGTATCGCTGGAGGTCGGAGCGGTCATCAAAATCTTGCCCTTGACCGTGTACGGCCCGAATTGGTCATACACCAGATCAACATTCGCCTCTTCTGCCACGCGAATGCCGACGTTGGTCCCAATGATGTCCGGCGGATTCCAGGTATAGAGGGTGGTGGGATCGGCCACAGGACTTAAGCCCGTCGCGGTCGTTGGTGTGGTCATGGTGACCCAGCAGGCATTCGCCCACGCATTGTCCTTGCACGTGCTGTAGCTCGTGGTGTATTTGATGGCCACGTTGGTCAAGCCGCTGCCACCGCCGATGTCGATCGTGATAGGTTGCGCCTGGCCCACGCGTAACGTGGTCGTGGTCACAGGACTATGCATGGCGACCGAGGCGATGATGCTCAAGAAGCCATCGCCGGCATCAGGACCCGTGTCAAATATAGTCGAGCTGCCGCTCTGCATGACTTTGATCTTGACGGCCGCGCTCTGGGGAGTATTGGAAGGAATCGGATTCCAGTCGTAGCAGAGCTTGCCGCTCGCGCACCGATTGCTGGTTTCACAGCCATTGGCGCCTGTGCCCGCATAAAAATGCGTGGCATCATTGGCCCCAAGGGTCAGATTGGTCGCAATGGCCGTATAGGCCCCACCGCTGACGTTGTACAGCACATCGACGTTGTTCACATCGCCGGTCGTGGTCCATTGAATCGTCCGGCATCGTCCCACCGGCCATTGGTCGGTGTCAATCGGCTTCTCGACCGTAATCTGCGGCCGGATTTCAAAATTCGGGCTTGAGACGCCAAAGATGCCATTGTTCGCATCGGTCGCCGCCGTCGCCAGCTCTGTCCGAATCGTGAATGTCGTCGCGGGATTATTCGGAATAGACGGCCACGCATATCCCGTACCCCCAGCGCTGGGCGTAAACCCGCGCTGCATGGTGCCGCCGGTTCCGGCTCCAGGATTGGTGGACCCATTCAAGGTATAGTGGGTGGCATCTACATTGGTAATCGTCCAAAAGCTATTGTTGGCCGAAACGCTGTTTCCCGTGATCCAGACTTTATCGTTCGTTGCCAATCCATGGGCCGAAGCTGTCGTCACCTGGACAGGCGTTGCCGCTGAGGTTGAGCTAATCGTCACCGCGGCAGGCAGGTTGCTGTCAAATGCGGCATTTTTGTAGAGTTTCAGCAACACAACCCCATTGTCATCTAAGTTGCCGACCTTGCTCCACGTGATCGTGCGCGTGGTCTCGCCGACATAACACAAGTTGCTGGGACAATCTGGATTGGTCGCACTCACACTCCCTCGAATCGTAAAGTCCGCATTAGACGCATCGCAGTTTCGCTTAGTGCAGTCGCTCGCAGACAACGTCGTGTCCATGAGGCGTATGCGCGCGGTGGTCACATCGGTATCCGCAGCATCAATGGCGGCTTGAATGGTGCTCCAGGTGGCGTCGTTCCAGGCATACGCATCAGCCCCAGCCGACACGCCGGTCGCAATCTTCGTCGTCTTGTAGGCCCCGCCGCTATTGAGTGACAACTCAATCGTGAGCGCGTGGGCCGCGGCATCCGCGCTATGCTTCCAGGTAATCGGCGCGGTTTGGCCGACCTGCCAGACCTCTCCACCGTTGGGTTGGAGCAGAGTGATCGGCGGGAACTGCGCCACGAAGTACTGCAAGTCGGCGACGAGGGGGGCGGCGATGACCGCCTGCACTGAAGCCGACCGGAACGAGTAGAATGTGGACGTGTCGGAGACATCCGCCACAACAGCCATGTCATCCGCAAGGGCTCTGGCGGCGTTTGCAGCACCAATGTTGGTTGGCGCCGTCGACGCAACCAACACGATCATTCGATCGAGGTGCTCCAGTGGTGCCGTGCTGAGCGTTGTTGTCTTCGCTTTAATGTAGGTGCCGTTCGTCGTGCAGTCATCGGCCCCGCCGTTGCCGGTTGATCCGTTCAGCGTGAAGGTATTCGCGCCCGTGTTCGTGATCACCCAGAGTCCATTGGCGGTTGGATTACCTGCCGTACCCACGGTCGAACCGCTGATATGCACCATGTCCCCGGTGCTTAGTCCATGAGACGTTGAGGTAATGATGATCGGTCCGGCGTTGCTGTTGTCACAATTGGTCCATGAAGTGGTTCCGCCGCCGGACGTCCATTGCTGCGTGCCGCCTTGGACCAAAGTGGTTGTGGTTGAGGTGTCACCGCCAGTCAGATCAACCACGTAATACCTCGTCACGGCTTCGGTGCCGGCAGTGCTTTCCGTCCCGCCTCGCGTGAAGGTCAGTGTTGTGGCATTGGTGATCGCCCCACGGGCAATGTACAGTTGGTCATGCCCTGCGGCCGCCGTGCTAAACGCCGTGGAATACGGAAAGAGCAGCGCACTGGCGCCGCTGTTGGTCAGGGCTGGACTCAGCGCGCCGGAGTTGGTTGGCAATGGCCCGCCGCTATCAGGATCAGCGCCGCTGTTCGTCATGGTTTGATTCGCTGAGTCAGTCGCTACTGGGAAACCTATCTGTCCGGTTTGCACCGTAGCATCGTAATTGAACTCAATCACCTGCCACACAATCTGGATCGCTTTTGTTCCCGAAGCGCGATAGCGCGTCAGCAGCATATTGCTGGAATCAGTGAAGGTGGGCAGCAACATGAGCTGGTTCGTCTGCGTCGAGGTGGTAAACGATGCGCGCGTATTGATGATTGGCACGGCCCGGCAGGGATAGGTCGATGGGCTGCAGTTGCTGCCATCCGGCTTGGTCACGCTGAGGCTCGTCGGCATCGTAATCGTTTTTGTCAGTTGATTCGACTGCATACTGGAAATGCCTCGCTGCACGCTCACCCCATCCTCAAACTCCACCACCTGCCAGCCGACTGAGGAAAACACCGTGCCTCCGGCGCGGTCAATAGCAATCGTGTCATTATCCTCAAACTGCCCGGTGAAAAACTGATTCTGATCCGCAGCGACTGATTCAACGAGGGAGGACAGCAAGATGATCGATTTGGCCTGATTGATTGTTCCGCCAATGCTGGTCGTCTGCACGGTATCGTCCGCGTCAAACACCACTTTGCCGCGGTAGACTTTCTTGATCTGCGAGGCTTCAAGGTCCGTCAGACCAAGAGCCTCCTTAATGGTCTGGAATGGTTGCGGGGCCCATGTCGGAATCGGCAGCGGCACGCCGTTGAAGGTGAGCGCAAATGCCAGCGCGCCGCGAACCACTTTCATCCACGGCCTGTGGAAGAACGACCACGATGCGGGATAGGCTCCGCCGTCGTTCATTGCGCCTCACCTCCTTCTGAAAGGTTGGGAGCGTCTGGCACAACCAGTGCGGCTTTCATCAGCGTGATTTTGGTGGCCACCCGTTTCGACTTGGTCTGGTCGTAATCCGTCTTGTCCTTAAAAATCGTCTCGCGATACTCCACGTCTACATAATCCCCAAGATGAAGATCTTTGAGCGATTTGATCGCGACAAGCTGCGCTTTATCATCCAGCGGAAAGGCCATCTCGATGCCATCTGTGGATTTCGCGCTCTGCGGGCTTTCCACGGCGATGAATTTCGCGCCGACACCGCTGACCAATCCGGTCACATGCTTATACGCCACCTGCTCTTCTTTGACGGCAGCCTCAGGCGCGGCTGACGCGGCCGCCATGCCCACTCCGAAGGCCACCACGAGTGCGGCCACCATGCGGTATCTGTTCACCTTAAATCTCCTTGCGGTGCGTCTGGTCCTTGAGGACCCCGACGAAGGTGTATTCTTCAGGCGATTTGCCGGTGTCTTGATGCGTCAGCACGCCTCGCATGACTTGGTCGCGCCATTCGCCCCGCCAGCGCACCACGGCCCCGGAGGGTTTGCTCTGCATCGTCTCCCAGACCATCTCTCCGTTGGCATTGCGGGTCGCGGTATAGTTGGACGAGGGGAAGCCTTGCGCGCTAAACAGGCTGGACGCAATCTCATGATCGGTGAACGCCAGATGATCGTGTTTCGCCGCTGTTCCGCTTGCCGGCGAAAGAGAGCTCAGCGTTAAATCCCAGGCCGTACCCTCAAGGCTGGCCCGCTGGTTGAACATGGCCAGTTGCGCCGAGGTGGCCTCAGCCCGCCGCAGGCTGCCGATCGATTTCAAGAAAACCGCCGCCGCGTGCTCTTCTTGCCCGATGACGTTGACATTCGCGCGGAACGTTGAGACGGTCTTTACTGAAAGGATGACCGACACAACGGCTACTGCGGTAACCGCCAGAGCGGCTGTCACCATTGGAGACTTGGTGGCAAAGCGACCCAGTGACCCAGTGGTCGTGTCATGGCCACCTGGCCACCTGGCCACCTGGCCACCACCTGTCGTTTCTTGTCTCTGGCGTCGTTGCTCTTCAACCCGCCGCAGAAATTCCTCGGACCCGACCACCGGCCGCTCCATCGCCTGCTGCCACTGCCGCAACTCTTGCGCCGTCAATGACGCCATCGCCTGCTCGTATGTCTGCCCTGGATGCGTTCGGCTCAGCATATCTTGGACCTCCCGTACCTCGCCGCTCGTGATCGGCCCGATTGACGATCCGTTTACGGCGAGGTAGCTGGGATAGCTGCTCCACGCATAGGCGCCGAAATCCTGTGCAACACCCGCCGCGTTCGGCAGTTGGTGCAGCACAGCCGTTGCATACAGCACTGAGGGCGCTTTTTCCATCAAGGTCATGGCAAACCGCGAGCGAAAGATGTGTCCCGTGTGGTCATGCCGCTTCCCCACATATTTGGTGTAGCGCGAATTGAGCGCATGCATGATGGCCGACACCGTGGCCCCGTTGGTCGGCTCCAGCAGCAGGCGAACCTCACTGGGCAGCAGGACAAAGGCATAGAGCCGGAAGCTAAACCGCTGCTTGGCTTCTTGGAGGAATTGGAGGTAGGTCTCGTAATCTTGTGTCTCGCGGAACAGAGGGACCCCCTCCATCGCTTGGGATGTCACCGCATAGAGGGCTCCTTCGATATGGACTCTCACCGGCCTCGGCATCTCAGAGTGCTCCCAACTCCCAGCTCTTAGCTCCTAGCTTGCGAAGTGCCAGGCACCGCATCTGGTCCCAGCCTAGAACCGCCCCATAAAGAAGAAGGAAGATGCCGACAGTGCCAGGCACCGCCATGACGCGCGCCTGACACTGAAGCTGTTGTGCCTGGCACCCGGAGCCG
This region of Candidatus Omnitrophota bacterium genomic DNA includes:
- a CDS encoding transposase; amino-acid sequence: MPRPVRVHIEGALYAVTSQAMEGVPLFRETQDYETYLQFLQEAKQRFSFRLYAFVLLPSEVRLLLEPTNGATVSAIMHALNSRYTKYVGKRHDHTGHIFRSRFAMTLMEKAPSVLYATAVLHQLPNAAGVAQDFGAYAWSSYPSYLAVNGSSIGPITSGEVREVQDMLSRTHPGQTYEQAMASLTAQELRQWQQAMERPVVGSEEFLRRVEEQRRQRQETTGGGQVARWPGGHDTTTGSLGRFATKSPMVTAALAVTAVAVVSVILSVKTVSTFRANVNVIGQEEHAAAVFLKSIGSLRRAEATSAQLAMFNQRASLEGTAWDLTLSSLSPASGTAAKHDHLAFTDHEIASSLFSAQGFPSSNYTATRNANGEMVWETMQSKPSGAVVRWRGEWRDQVMRGVLTHQDTGKSPEEYTFVGVLKDQTHRKEI